TATATGAGTACAAAAAATGACCACAAATGAACTAGAAAATCCTTTGATTTCTAATCCACCTGTGATCATGCCTAATATTACTTAGTAACACTCACCTTGTATTAACTTGTGATTTAAGTATAGCACAAGTAAGTTTTTTTGTAAACCTTTACATTCAACTTTTTTAAAAATTTTTATTTAGATCAATGTTCCTAAGATTAGGGGGAAAACTTATACACGTTCAGTCCATGAAGTCGCTGTTGTTTGAAGAACCTTGTTGAGTTCGTCAATGTTCTCAAATCCAGTTGTACGTAGCCATTCACGAGCTGCTGCTTCACCGTCTTTGATGTAAGTTTCAACTGATCCAGCCCATGTTGCACGTCCACAAAGAACGCCGTTGAAGTTTGCGCCTGATTCGTGGGCAAAGACAAGTGTTTCTTGGAAGAGTTTAGCTGACACACCTGCACTCAAGTAGATGTATGGAAGATTTGTTGCTTCGTCTTGAGCTTTGAAGAAGGCTGCTGCTTCTTCGCGAGTATGCACAATTTCACCATCACCAAAGCCTTCAACGTATTTAACATTGACTGGAACTTCCACTTTCAAGACATCGATATTGAAGCGTGGGTCTGAGAAGACTTTCATGGCACCGATAACCTTGTGTGGTTTTACTTTCGCATATTCTGCAGAACCTGCGTCAGCGATTTTTTCATCGTAAGCGAGGATTTCAAGGAAGAATGGAATATCTTCCGCCACACACTCAGAACCGATGCGTTCGATGTAGGCTTGTTTTTGTTGGTTGAGTTCGTCAGCGCTGTCTACGTCATAGTAAAGCAAGAACTTAACAGCGTCTGCACCTTGTTCCTTGATACGTTTTGCAGACCAAACATCCAGGCAGTCTGGCAAGCGTTTGGTGCTTGTTGTGTCGTAACCAGTTTTCTCATAAGCAAGGAGAAGACCAGCATTTGGAGCAAGCGCTTTTGTAGCTGGGAGACCATACTCTGGGTCTAGAAGCATAGATGATGCGTATTTTGTCAATTCATCTGCAACCAATACTTTAAGTTCTTCCATTTGAGCAACTGTTGGCTCTTCCGTTTGGTATTGAGCCATGAGGCGTTTCAAAGCACCACGTTGGTCAAAGGCAAGAGCTGAGATAATACCATTTTCATCTGAGAGTTTTTCTAAGCGTACACGTTTTTGTTCTGTTAAAACCATTTTATACCTCTTTTACGATTAGTTGGTCGTATAGACCTTGATAGTTAGCCATATTCACATGACCTGTCATTTTTTCTTGAGCGTTAAGCATACCAAGGACATTGGCCTTGATGAGGAGTTCTGCATCCGATTCCCTATGAAGAAGTCCTGAGGAAATCCCTGCCACAGTAGAGTCACCAGATCCAACAGGATTGACTACCTGAATTCTAGGAATATCTACTTTATAGAAAGTATCCCCATGTTTTGCAAAAGCACCATTTGCACCAAGTGAAACGATAATCCACCCAATCCCTGCAAATAGAGGCTCTTGAAGAACTTCCTTTAATTCATCCAAATCTTCTGAAACTTCTTTCCCAAGAAGCTGAGACAATTCTTCATTATTTGGTTTGATAACTGTTGGTTTGTGTGGTGATTCAAGGACCGCCTGAAGAGCTGCACCTGAGCAGTCCAGAACAACTGATTTTCCTGCGCGATTAGCAAGTTCTACCAAGCTTGCATAGTAGTCAACTGGAAGACCTGCTGGCAGACTACCTGAGATAGCTACTACTTCCACAGTGTCAAGAAGATTTTCGAAATGAGCCAAGAAATCTTGCCCTTCTTGTTCCAGAACTTCGGGTCCTTTTTCAAGGATTTCTGTTTGGTTGTCTCCGTGGAGAATAGCGATACAGTTACGAGTTTCTCCCTGAATGGAGAAGAAATCTTTCTTTACTTGATTATCGATATTTTCAACCAAAAACTCACCAAGTTTACCACCGACCAAACCAGTAGCAGC
Above is a window of Streptococcus oralis subsp. dentisani DNA encoding:
- the lacD gene encoding tagatose-bisphosphate aldolase codes for the protein MVLTEQKRVRLEKLSDENGIISALAFDQRGALKRLMAQYQTEEPTVAQMEELKVLVADELTKYASSMLLDPEYGLPATKALAPNAGLLLAYEKTGYDTTSTKRLPDCLDVWSAKRIKEQGADAVKFLLYYDVDSADELNQQKQAYIERIGSECVAEDIPFFLEILAYDEKIADAGSAEYAKVKPHKVIGAMKVFSDPRFNIDVLKVEVPVNVKYVEGFGDGEIVHTREEAAAFFKAQDEATNLPYIYLSAGVSAKLFQETLVFAHESGANFNGVLCGRATWAGSVETYIKDGEAAAREWLRTTGFENIDELNKVLQTTATSWTERV
- a CDS encoding tagatose-6-phosphate kinase, coding for MILTVTMNPSIDISYPLDELKIDTVNRVVDVTKTAGGKGLNVTRVLSEFGDSVAATGLVGGKLGEFLVENIDNQVKKDFFSIQGETRNCIAILHGDNQTEILEKGPEVLEQEGQDFLAHFENLLDTVEVVAISGSLPAGLPVDYYASLVELANRAGKSVVLDCSGAALQAVLESPHKPTVIKPNNEELSQLLGKEVSEDLDELKEVLQEPLFAGIGWIIVSLGANGAFAKHGDTFYKVDIPRIQVVNPVGSGDSTVAGISSGLLHRESDAELLIKANVLGMLNAQEKMTGHVNMANYQGLYDQLIVKEV